A genomic window from Macaca mulatta isolate MMU2019108-1 chromosome 19, T2T-MMU8v2.0, whole genome shotgun sequence includes:
- the FSD1 gene encoding fibronectin type III and SPRY domain-containing protein 1 isoform X2 — translation MEEQREALRKIITTLAMKNEEIQSFIYSLKQMLLNVEANSTKVQEDLEAEFQSLFSVLEELKEGMLMKIKQDRASRTYELQNQLAACTRALESSEELLETANQTLQAMDREDFPQAAKQIKDGVTMAPAFRLSLKAKVSDNMSHLMVDFAQERQMLQALKFLPVPSAPVIDLAESLVADNCVTLVWRMPDEDSKIDHYVLEYRRTNFEGPPRLKEDQPWMVIEGIRQTEYTLTGLKFDMKYMNFRVKACNKAVAGEFSEPVTLETPAFMFRLDASTSHQNLRVDDLSVEWDAMGGKVQDIKAREKDGKGRTASPINSPARGTPSPKRMPSGRGGRDRFTAESYTVLGDTLIDGGEHYWEVRYEPDSKAFGVGVAYRSLGRFEQLGKTAASWCLHVNNWLQVSFTAKHANKVKVLDAPVPDCLGVHCDFHQGLLSFYNARTKQVLHTFKTRFTQPLLPAFTVWCGSFQVTTGLQVPSSVRCLQKRGSATSSSNTSLT, via the exons ATGGAAGAACAGAGG GAGGCCCTGAGGAAGATCATCACAACACTGGCTATGAAGAATGAAGAAATTCAGAGCTTTATCTATTCCCTGAAACAGATGCTGCTGAATGTGGAG GCGAACTCGACGAAGGTGCAGGAGGACCTCGAAGCAGAGTTCCAGTCCCTCTTCTCCGTCCTGGAGGAGCTGAAAGAAGGCATGCTTATGAAGATAAAACAGGACCGTGCCAGCCGCACCTACGAGCTGCAG AACCAGCTGGCTGCCTGCACGCGGGCCCTGGAGAGCTCCGAGGAGCTTCTGGAGACAGCCAACCAGACTCTCCAGGCCATGGACCGCGAGGATTTTCCTCAG GCTGCCAAGCAAATCAAAGATGG AGTGACCATGGCCCCTGCCTTCCGGCTATCACTGAAAGCGAAGGTCAGTGACAACATGAGTCACCTCATGGTGGACTTCGCACAAGAGCGGCAGATGCTACAGGCACTCAAGTTTCTGCCTG TGCCCAGCGCGCCGGTGATCGACCTGGCCGAGTCCCTGGTGGCAGATAACTGTGTGACCCTGGTGTGGCGCATGCCGGATGAGGACAGCAAGATTGACCACTACGTGCTGGAGTACCGGCGGACCAACTTCGAGGGCCCGCCCCGTCTCAAGGAGGACCAGCCCTGGATGGTCATCGAGGGAATCCGGCAGACAGAGTACACTCTGACAG GTCTCAAGTTTGACATGAAATACATGAATTTCCGCGTGAAGGCCTGTAACAAGGCAGTTGCAGGAGAGTTCTCTGAGCCGGTGACTCTGGAGACACCAG CGTTCATGTTCCGCCTGGATGCGTCCACATCCCACCAGAACCTGCGGGTGGATGATCTCTCCGTGGAGTGGGACGCTATGGGCGGGAAGGTGCAGGATATCAAGGCTCGCGAGAAAGATGGCAAGGGGCGGACGGCGTCTCCCATCAATTCCCCGGCCAG AGGTACTCCATCTCCCAAGAGGATGCCCTCAGGTCGTGGGGGTCGGGACCGCTTCACCGCTGAGTCCTACACAGTGCTGG GGGACACGCTGATCGACGGCGGGGAGCATTACTGGGAGGTGCGCTATGAGCCGGACAGCAAGGCGTTCGGTGTGGGCGTGGCCTACCGCAGCCTGGGCCGCTTCGAACAACTGGGCAAGACGGCCGCCTCCTGGTGCCTGCATGTCAACAATTGGCTGCAGGTCAGCTTCACGGCCAAGCATGCCAACAAGGTCAAGGTGCTGGACGCCCCCGTGCCCGACTGCCTGGGTGTGCACTGTGACTTCCACCAAG gcctcctGTCCTTTTACAACGCCCGCACCAAACAAGTGTTGCACACTTTCAAGACCAGGTTCACACAGCCCCTGCTGCCTGCTTTCACG GTATGGTGTGGCAGCTTCCAGGTGACGACAGGCCTGCAGGTCCCCAGTTCTGTGCGCTGCCTGCAAAAGCGAGGCAGTGCTACCAGCAGCTCCAACACCAGCCTCACCTAG
- the FSD1 gene encoding fibronectin type III and SPRY domain-containing protein 1 isoform X4, translated as MEEQREALRKIITTLAMKNEEIQSFIYSLKQMLLNVEANSTKVQEDLEAEFQSLFSVLEELKEGMLMKIKQDRASRTYELQNQLAACTRALESSEELLETANQTLQAMDREDFPQAAKQIKDGVTMAPAFRLSLKAKVSDNMSHLMVDFAQERQMLQALKFLPVPSAPVIDLAESLVADNCVTLVWRMPDEDSKIDHYVLEYRRTNFEGPPRLKEDQPWMVIEGIRQTEYTLTGLKFDMKYMNFRVKACNKAVAGEFSEPVTLETPAFMFRLDASTSHQNLRVDDLSVEWDAMGGKVQDIKAREKDGKGRTASPINSPARGTPSPKRMPSGRGGRDRFTAESYTVLGDTLIDGGEHYWEVRYEPDSKAFGVGVAYRSLGRFEQLGKTAASWCLHVNNWLQASCPFTTPAPNKCCTLSRPGSHSPCCLLSRYGVAASR; from the exons ATGGAAGAACAGAGG GAGGCCCTGAGGAAGATCATCACAACACTGGCTATGAAGAATGAAGAAATTCAGAGCTTTATCTATTCCCTGAAACAGATGCTGCTGAATGTGGAG GCGAACTCGACGAAGGTGCAGGAGGACCTCGAAGCAGAGTTCCAGTCCCTCTTCTCCGTCCTGGAGGAGCTGAAAGAAGGCATGCTTATGAAGATAAAACAGGACCGTGCCAGCCGCACCTACGAGCTGCAG AACCAGCTGGCTGCCTGCACGCGGGCCCTGGAGAGCTCCGAGGAGCTTCTGGAGACAGCCAACCAGACTCTCCAGGCCATGGACCGCGAGGATTTTCCTCAG GCTGCCAAGCAAATCAAAGATGG AGTGACCATGGCCCCTGCCTTCCGGCTATCACTGAAAGCGAAGGTCAGTGACAACATGAGTCACCTCATGGTGGACTTCGCACAAGAGCGGCAGATGCTACAGGCACTCAAGTTTCTGCCTG TGCCCAGCGCGCCGGTGATCGACCTGGCCGAGTCCCTGGTGGCAGATAACTGTGTGACCCTGGTGTGGCGCATGCCGGATGAGGACAGCAAGATTGACCACTACGTGCTGGAGTACCGGCGGACCAACTTCGAGGGCCCGCCCCGTCTCAAGGAGGACCAGCCCTGGATGGTCATCGAGGGAATCCGGCAGACAGAGTACACTCTGACAG GTCTCAAGTTTGACATGAAATACATGAATTTCCGCGTGAAGGCCTGTAACAAGGCAGTTGCAGGAGAGTTCTCTGAGCCGGTGACTCTGGAGACACCAG CGTTCATGTTCCGCCTGGATGCGTCCACATCCCACCAGAACCTGCGGGTGGATGATCTCTCCGTGGAGTGGGACGCTATGGGCGGGAAGGTGCAGGATATCAAGGCTCGCGAGAAAGATGGCAAGGGGCGGACGGCGTCTCCCATCAATTCCCCGGCCAG AGGTACTCCATCTCCCAAGAGGATGCCCTCAGGTCGTGGGGGTCGGGACCGCTTCACCGCTGAGTCCTACACAGTGCTGG GGGACACGCTGATCGACGGCGGGGAGCATTACTGGGAGGTGCGCTATGAGCCGGACAGCAAGGCGTTCGGTGTGGGCGTGGCCTACCGCAGCCTGGGCCGCTTCGAACAACTGGGCAAGACGGCCGCCTCCTGGTGCCTGCATGTCAACAATTGGCTGCAG gcctcctGTCCTTTTACAACGCCCGCACCAAACAAGTGTTGCACACTTTCAAGACCAGGTTCACACAGCCCCTGCTGCCTGCTTTCACG GTATGGTGTGGCAGCTTCCAGGTGA
- the FSD1 gene encoding fibronectin type III and SPRY domain-containing protein 1 isoform X3 — translation MEEQREALRKIITTLAMKNEEIQSFIYSLKQMLLNVEANSTKVQEDLEAEFQSLFSVLEELKEGMLMKIKQDRASRTYELQAAKQIKDGVTMAPAFRLSLKAKVSDNMSHLMVDFAQERQMLQALKFLPVPSAPVIDLAESLVADNCVTLVWRMPDEDSKIDHYVLEYRRTNFEGPPRLKEDQPWMVIEGIRQTEYTLTGLKFDMKYMNFRVKACNKAVAGEFSEPVTLETPAFMFRLDASTSHQNLRVDDLSVEWDAMGGKVQDIKAREKDGKGRTASPINSPARGTPSPKRMPSGRGGRDRFTAESYTVLGDTLIDGGEHYWEVRYEPDSKAFGVGVAYRSLGRFEQLGKTAASWCLHVNNWLQVSFTAKHANKVKVLDAPVPDCLGVHCDFHQGLLSFYNARTKQVLHTFKTRFTQPLLPAFTVWCGSFQVTTGLQVPSSVRCLQKRGSATSSSNTSLT, via the exons ATGGAAGAACAGAGG GAGGCCCTGAGGAAGATCATCACAACACTGGCTATGAAGAATGAAGAAATTCAGAGCTTTATCTATTCCCTGAAACAGATGCTGCTGAATGTGGAG GCGAACTCGACGAAGGTGCAGGAGGACCTCGAAGCAGAGTTCCAGTCCCTCTTCTCCGTCCTGGAGGAGCTGAAAGAAGGCATGCTTATGAAGATAAAACAGGACCGTGCCAGCCGCACCTACGAGCTGCAG GCTGCCAAGCAAATCAAAGATGG AGTGACCATGGCCCCTGCCTTCCGGCTATCACTGAAAGCGAAGGTCAGTGACAACATGAGTCACCTCATGGTGGACTTCGCACAAGAGCGGCAGATGCTACAGGCACTCAAGTTTCTGCCTG TGCCCAGCGCGCCGGTGATCGACCTGGCCGAGTCCCTGGTGGCAGATAACTGTGTGACCCTGGTGTGGCGCATGCCGGATGAGGACAGCAAGATTGACCACTACGTGCTGGAGTACCGGCGGACCAACTTCGAGGGCCCGCCCCGTCTCAAGGAGGACCAGCCCTGGATGGTCATCGAGGGAATCCGGCAGACAGAGTACACTCTGACAG GTCTCAAGTTTGACATGAAATACATGAATTTCCGCGTGAAGGCCTGTAACAAGGCAGTTGCAGGAGAGTTCTCTGAGCCGGTGACTCTGGAGACACCAG CGTTCATGTTCCGCCTGGATGCGTCCACATCCCACCAGAACCTGCGGGTGGATGATCTCTCCGTGGAGTGGGACGCTATGGGCGGGAAGGTGCAGGATATCAAGGCTCGCGAGAAAGATGGCAAGGGGCGGACGGCGTCTCCCATCAATTCCCCGGCCAG AGGTACTCCATCTCCCAAGAGGATGCCCTCAGGTCGTGGGGGTCGGGACCGCTTCACCGCTGAGTCCTACACAGTGCTGG GGGACACGCTGATCGACGGCGGGGAGCATTACTGGGAGGTGCGCTATGAGCCGGACAGCAAGGCGTTCGGTGTGGGCGTGGCCTACCGCAGCCTGGGCCGCTTCGAACAACTGGGCAAGACGGCCGCCTCCTGGTGCCTGCATGTCAACAATTGGCTGCAGGTCAGCTTCACGGCCAAGCATGCCAACAAGGTCAAGGTGCTGGACGCCCCCGTGCCCGACTGCCTGGGTGTGCACTGTGACTTCCACCAAG gcctcctGTCCTTTTACAACGCCCGCACCAAACAAGTGTTGCACACTTTCAAGACCAGGTTCACACAGCCCCTGCTGCCTGCTTTCACG GTATGGTGTGGCAGCTTCCAGGTGACGACAGGCCTGCAGGTCCCCAGTTCTGTGCGCTGCCTGCAAAAGCGAGGCAGTGCTACCAGCAGCTCCAACACCAGCCTCACCTAG
- the FSD1 gene encoding fibronectin type III and SPRY domain-containing protein 1 isoform X1, with translation MEEQREALRKIITTLAMKNEEIQSFIYSLKQMLLNVEVKVVGESWAGELDEGAGGPRSRVPVPLLRPGGAERRHAYEDKTGPCQPHLRAAEPAGCLHAGPGELRGASGDSQPDSPGHGPRGFSSGGVTMAPAFRLSLKAKVSDNMSHLMVDFAQERQMLQALKFLPVPSAPVIDLAESLVADNCVTLVWRMPDEDSKIDHYVLEYRRTNFEGPPRLKEDQPWMVIEGIRQTEYTLTGLKFDMKYMNFRVKACNKAVAGEFSEPVTLETPAFMFRLDASTSHQNLRVDDLSVEWDAMGGKVQDIKAREKDGKGRTASPINSPARGTPSPKRMPSGRGGRDRFTAESYTVLGDTLIDGGEHYWEVRYEPDSKAFGVGVAYRSLGRFEQLGKTAASWCLHVNNWLQVSFTAKHANKVKVLDAPVPDCLGVHCDFHQGLLSFYNARTKQVLHTFKTRFTQPLLPAFTVWCGSFQVTTGLQVPSSVRCLQKRGSATSSSNTSLT, from the exons ATGGAAGAACAGAGG GAGGCCCTGAGGAAGATCATCACAACACTGGCTATGAAGAATGAAGAAATTCAGAGCTTTATCTATTCCCTGAAACAGATGCTGCTGAATGTGGAGGTGAAGGTGGTGGGGGAGTCCTGGgcag GCGAACTCGACGAAGGTGCAGGAGGACCTCGAAGCAGAGTTCCAGTCCCTCTTCTCCGTCCTGGAGGAGCTGAAAGAAGGCATGCTTATGAAGATAAAACAGGACCGTGCCAGCCGCACCTACGAGCTGCAG AACCAGCTGGCTGCCTGCACGCGGGCCCTGGAGAGCTCCGAGGAGCTTCTGGAGACAGCCAACCAGACTCTCCAGGCCATGGACCGCGAGGATTTTCCTCAGGTGG AGTGACCATGGCCCCTGCCTTCCGGCTATCACTGAAAGCGAAGGTCAGTGACAACATGAGTCACCTCATGGTGGACTTCGCACAAGAGCGGCAGATGCTACAGGCACTCAAGTTTCTGCCTG TGCCCAGCGCGCCGGTGATCGACCTGGCCGAGTCCCTGGTGGCAGATAACTGTGTGACCCTGGTGTGGCGCATGCCGGATGAGGACAGCAAGATTGACCACTACGTGCTGGAGTACCGGCGGACCAACTTCGAGGGCCCGCCCCGTCTCAAGGAGGACCAGCCCTGGATGGTCATCGAGGGAATCCGGCAGACAGAGTACACTCTGACAG GTCTCAAGTTTGACATGAAATACATGAATTTCCGCGTGAAGGCCTGTAACAAGGCAGTTGCAGGAGAGTTCTCTGAGCCGGTGACTCTGGAGACACCAG CGTTCATGTTCCGCCTGGATGCGTCCACATCCCACCAGAACCTGCGGGTGGATGATCTCTCCGTGGAGTGGGACGCTATGGGCGGGAAGGTGCAGGATATCAAGGCTCGCGAGAAAGATGGCAAGGGGCGGACGGCGTCTCCCATCAATTCCCCGGCCAG AGGTACTCCATCTCCCAAGAGGATGCCCTCAGGTCGTGGGGGTCGGGACCGCTTCACCGCTGAGTCCTACACAGTGCTGG GGGACACGCTGATCGACGGCGGGGAGCATTACTGGGAGGTGCGCTATGAGCCGGACAGCAAGGCGTTCGGTGTGGGCGTGGCCTACCGCAGCCTGGGCCGCTTCGAACAACTGGGCAAGACGGCCGCCTCCTGGTGCCTGCATGTCAACAATTGGCTGCAGGTCAGCTTCACGGCCAAGCATGCCAACAAGGTCAAGGTGCTGGACGCCCCCGTGCCCGACTGCCTGGGTGTGCACTGTGACTTCCACCAAG gcctcctGTCCTTTTACAACGCCCGCACCAAACAAGTGTTGCACACTTTCAAGACCAGGTTCACACAGCCCCTGCTGCCTGCTTTCACG GTATGGTGTGGCAGCTTCCAGGTGACGACAGGCCTGCAGGTCCCCAGTTCTGTGCGCTGCCTGCAAAAGCGAGGCAGTGCTACCAGCAGCTCCAACACCAGCCTCACCTAG
- the FSD1 gene encoding fibronectin type III and SPRY domain-containing protein 1 isoform X5: MLMKIKQDRASRTYELQNQLAACTRALESSEELLETANQTLQAMDREDFPQAAKQIKDGVTMAPAFRLSLKAKVSDNMSHLMVDFAQERQMLQALKFLPVPSAPVIDLAESLVADNCVTLVWRMPDEDSKIDHYVLEYRRTNFEGPPRLKEDQPWMVIEGIRQTEYTLTGLKFDMKYMNFRVKACNKAVAGEFSEPVTLETPAFMFRLDASTSHQNLRVDDLSVEWDAMGGKVQDIKAREKDGKGRTASPINSPARGTPSPKRMPSGRGGRDRFTAESYTVLGDTLIDGGEHYWEVRYEPDSKAFGVGVAYRSLGRFEQLGKTAASWCLHVNNWLQVSFTAKHANKVKVLDAPVPDCLGVHCDFHQGLLSFYNARTKQVLHTFKTRFTQPLLPAFTVWCGSFQVTTGLQVPSSVRCLQKRGSATSSSNTSLT; the protein is encoded by the exons ATGCTTATGAAGATAAAACAGGACCGTGCCAGCCGCACCTACGAGCTGCAG AACCAGCTGGCTGCCTGCACGCGGGCCCTGGAGAGCTCCGAGGAGCTTCTGGAGACAGCCAACCAGACTCTCCAGGCCATGGACCGCGAGGATTTTCCTCAG GCTGCCAAGCAAATCAAAGATGG AGTGACCATGGCCCCTGCCTTCCGGCTATCACTGAAAGCGAAGGTCAGTGACAACATGAGTCACCTCATGGTGGACTTCGCACAAGAGCGGCAGATGCTACAGGCACTCAAGTTTCTGCCTG TGCCCAGCGCGCCGGTGATCGACCTGGCCGAGTCCCTGGTGGCAGATAACTGTGTGACCCTGGTGTGGCGCATGCCGGATGAGGACAGCAAGATTGACCACTACGTGCTGGAGTACCGGCGGACCAACTTCGAGGGCCCGCCCCGTCTCAAGGAGGACCAGCCCTGGATGGTCATCGAGGGAATCCGGCAGACAGAGTACACTCTGACAG GTCTCAAGTTTGACATGAAATACATGAATTTCCGCGTGAAGGCCTGTAACAAGGCAGTTGCAGGAGAGTTCTCTGAGCCGGTGACTCTGGAGACACCAG CGTTCATGTTCCGCCTGGATGCGTCCACATCCCACCAGAACCTGCGGGTGGATGATCTCTCCGTGGAGTGGGACGCTATGGGCGGGAAGGTGCAGGATATCAAGGCTCGCGAGAAAGATGGCAAGGGGCGGACGGCGTCTCCCATCAATTCCCCGGCCAG AGGTACTCCATCTCCCAAGAGGATGCCCTCAGGTCGTGGGGGTCGGGACCGCTTCACCGCTGAGTCCTACACAGTGCTGG GGGACACGCTGATCGACGGCGGGGAGCATTACTGGGAGGTGCGCTATGAGCCGGACAGCAAGGCGTTCGGTGTGGGCGTGGCCTACCGCAGCCTGGGCCGCTTCGAACAACTGGGCAAGACGGCCGCCTCCTGGTGCCTGCATGTCAACAATTGGCTGCAGGTCAGCTTCACGGCCAAGCATGCCAACAAGGTCAAGGTGCTGGACGCCCCCGTGCCCGACTGCCTGGGTGTGCACTGTGACTTCCACCAAG gcctcctGTCCTTTTACAACGCCCGCACCAAACAAGTGTTGCACACTTTCAAGACCAGGTTCACACAGCCCCTGCTGCCTGCTTTCACG GTATGGTGTGGCAGCTTCCAGGTGACGACAGGCCTGCAGGTCCCCAGTTCTGTGCGCTGCCTGCAAAAGCGAGGCAGTGCTACCAGCAGCTCCAACACCAGCCTCACCTAG